In Mangrovivirga cuniculi, the following proteins share a genomic window:
- a CDS encoding DUF4917 family protein: protein MKNNHIYYLHGSLFLFDNGIDSLKIRRLNDNWLLDLITQQINRSNYPLFISEGTSESKLKQINSNQYLSYCFEKLKSDSSENLIIYGQSLGEQDKHLAELIDHKFKKVAISIKTEFYDTMGYLKAERNRLASLFNIAEIEFYNATDLFNFN from the coding sequence ATGAAGAATAACCATATCTATTACTTACATGGTTCTTTATTCCTATTTGATAATGGTATAGATTCCTTAAAAATAAGAAGACTCAACGATAACTGGTTGCTTGATTTAATTACTCAACAAATTAATAGGTCAAATTATCCTCTTTTTATAAGTGAAGGCACATCCGAATCCAAACTAAAACAGATTAATTCAAATCAATATTTGAGTTACTGTTTCGAGAAATTAAAATCGGACTCTTCAGAAAATCTTATTATTTATGGACAATCCTTAGGCGAACAAGACAAACACTTGGCAGAATTAATTGATCATAAATTTAAAAAAGTAGCTATTTCAATAAAAACTGAATTTTATGATACAATGGGCTATCTAAAAGCTGAGAGGAATAGGCTTGCCTCGCTTTTTAATATAGCCGAAATCGAATTTTACAATGCAACAGATTTATTTAATTTCAACTAA
- a CDS encoding DUF4917 family protein gives MFTAEELNNEGIREWRNIESFFTDCPILLGNGFSLNFSETLRYKFLHQNFIENCSDVAKELFQSFGTQNFELILRNLEITERVHTALEINEPRIIEFRNEVRQGLIESIRRIHPTPASIDYENLREFSEQLRPFTNIYTTNYDLYLYYLILDTRKFGDYFLGIMMFSLINSEDRMR, from the coding sequence ATGTTTACCGCAGAAGAACTAAATAATGAAGGAATAAGAGAATGGAGAAATATTGAAAGTTTTTTCACCGACTGCCCTATTCTCCTAGGAAATGGATTCAGCTTAAATTTTAGTGAAACATTAAGGTATAAATTTCTGCATCAAAATTTTATTGAAAATTGCTCGGATGTAGCTAAAGAATTGTTTCAATCATTTGGCACACAGAATTTTGAACTCATCCTTCGGAATCTAGAAATAACTGAACGAGTTCATACAGCTTTAGAAATAAATGAACCAAGGATAATCGAATTTAGGAATGAGGTTAGACAAGGATTAATTGAATCTATAAGACGAATTCACCCAACACCAGCGAGTATTGATTACGAAAATTTGAGAGAGTTTAGTGAACAGCTCAGACCGTTTACAAACATTTATACTACCAATTACGATCTGTATTTATATTATCTAATTCTGGATACCAGAAAGTTTGGTGACTACTTTTTGGGAATCATGATGTTTTCTTTAATAAATTCCGAAGACCGGATGAGATGA